The Actinomycetota bacterium DNA window ATGTCTTCATCGATTTTGTTATTCAGGACCTGTTCGAATTTTGTCAGAAGCTCTTGAGCCGCCTGCTCATCAGGAGCCGCTGACCCCAGGACACCGAGCTGATGCGCAGCCCATAGCAGATCGCAAATATCACTTCCCGAATGACCGCTGGGGTTGTCCAGAATTTTATTCAGCATCTCGGTAAACTTCTCGACGAAATAAGTATAAGGCTGCTTGTCTTTCTTAAAATTCTTCGGTAGGTCCGGACACGTCTGTGCTTTTATCAGGTTTGCCTGGAACTGCTCGATTTCATTAACCAGTTGAAGGACTTCCTTCACATTGAGCTTTGGATATATGTTATCGAGCATGCCGTTCATCTTGTCGATAAGCGCGACGTAGTTCTCGTTCCAGCTCTGAACTCCCTGCTGCCCCGGCGCGGCGATCCTCGTGGCTGTGAACGGCCCCATGACGCTGGTGGAGAAGCCAGCGGCTTGTTGCGCCTTGCGCGCGCCGGTCGCGAGGTCTCCGTAAATCACAGTGCAGTTCGCCGTGGTCGCCTGGAAGCCGCCGGATGCCGGTGACTCAACCGGATAGCCCCCGATGCCAAGACCTGGAATGCTTACTGTTATGGAATATGAGCCCGACGCGGTGACGAATGCGCTGTTCCCACCCAGATTGCCCCCACCGCTGACGGTGCCGCTGGCCGCGCCAAGAGAGGGAACGTTCACATTTACATTCGCAGTATTCGTGGACCAGAGCCCATTGATGATAGTTCCATCCGGCTGGACCTGGAATTCAAAGGTGTAGATGGACGGTGTCACCAGAGTGGCAGACACCTGGCCGGCGATTGCGCCGGTGACATATGCCGTCCCATGCCAGGTGCCCGGCGGTATATCAGCGGTTGGCTTGTCGGCCAGCGCCGGGGTGACCGTGGCAAAAAGCCATAAGACGGCCGCAGCAAGAATCGGGGTAATTCTGCGCAAAACAACCTCCCCAAGTTATCAAGCCAGAAGTTCATTAAATATATTCGCTCGTGGTAAAAATTACAACGTGAAAGCCAGCAACTTTTCGGGGCGTGAGTCGACCCTGAACCCCTTCCGTGAGAAAATACGCCTGTCATATTTCATCCACTGAACGGATAAGGAGGAAGAAACGATGATGACCGAATGCCCCAAATGTGGTTCAATGAATATTGTCCAGAACCTTTTACTTCTCGCTGGCTACGGCATCCAACCGGGAAATCTGGCTTACGTGGCTATGGTGGATCAATATTCTCCTTTGATCACAAAGTACGAGCCCCGGATTGTTCCAGCCAGTTTGGATTTCTGCCTGGCAAACTTGAACTTTCCTTCCAACTCCTTTGGCACCTCCATCCCTTCGGAAAGCTTAAAGCCAACGGCCCGCTTCCCGGGGCCGTCAACCGTATACATGACGTTGACTCCCAGGCCATCCTCATAAAAGACATAGGCGAATTTGATATTTTCCACCTGGAAACTCGACGTTTCCAAGGGTTTGGCCGCAAACTCAATATCACGTTCTTCTTTCAAAATCCGGTTCACATAATCAAGGGTCTCCTGGCTTTCGCTGGCCGGCACAACCGTAAATTCATGCTCGTATTTGTTCATGAAGTAACGGGCTTCGTTGGCACGCAAACCAGCGAGCGCTTCTGCTACCGGTGAAGATTCCAAACCAACTGTAGACACATTCTTAAAATCAACGATATATGACATTTCCATTCTTCCTTTGATCTTTCCGGTAATTGCTCATGGTTCGTCGTCAGTAACTATTCCCCAGTATCCACGGGAAGAAACGAAGCCGGCATCCTCAGCTGGATGAAAGCAGGACAGGGAAGAATACCTGCCAGGCTAAAGCAGATTTTGCTGTAAGGCTGAGAATGATGTACACCTTTTCGCCAAACAGGTAGTCGCGCCAGGGTCCCACCTGCTTGTACTGCATTACCATGTTGGCAGCGAAGCAATTAAACATCACAAACAGGGAGATCATGATCCCGTAGACGAAACCGGGAGGAGATACATTAAGTCCTGGCGCCCAGACGTAAATTGCAATCGCGATCCAGGGGATTATGCCGGCGAAACTACCAAACCAGAATGGAAGCCAGCCTGATTCGCCGGGGTCTTCATATTTCTCCTGGAGCGCACCGAACA harbors:
- a CDS encoding phage tail protein; the protein is MSYIVDFKNVSTVGLESSPVAEALAGLRANEARYFMNKYEHEFTVVPASESQETLDYVNRILKEERDIEFAAKPLETSSFQVENIKFAYVFYEDGLGVNVMYTVDGPGKRAVGFKLSEGMEVPKELEGKFKFARQKSKLAGTIRGSYFVIKGEY